The Malus domestica chromosome 10, GDT2T_hap1 genome contains a region encoding:
- the LOC103446594 gene encoding uncharacterized protein isoform X1, producing the protein MLEKIGLPAKPSLRGNTWVVDCSHCQGCSSQFTFINRKHHCRRCGGLFCNSCTQQRMLLRGQGDSPVRICDPCKKLEEAVRFERYGHKSRAGRGSSKLTSNHDDEVLDEILGSDRKELGQELNSNMVSSMQRAASSASSSSSQQNSSHDGVGEIHRSLSVDEPNLQSGGGSASPDELRQQALEEKKKYKVLKGEGKSAEALRAFKRGKELERQADTLETSLRKERRKVLLSANVVESQIKDGPSESGRRNKVTPPVGKEKDDLSTELKELGWSDMDLLDENKKQASLSLEGELSSLLGEVSQKTNKNKGTGAIDKTQVVALKKKALMLKREGKLTEAKEELKRAKILEKELEEQEFLAEAEDSDDELSALIRSMDDDKQEEFSIQYEQEDSFNFDHLISAADDLDGNFEVTDEDMEDPEISAALQSLGWSQDSNNPETSPQIPSVDREALLSEIQSLKREALNHKRAGNVQQAMTQLKKAKLLERDLESLESQEGNVANDPARIHKQAADKSLQSPMVGDIHTMEPTDSKPARKTKLMIQKELLGLKKKALALRREGRLNEAEEELKKGMVLEQELEELENGSMRKEMPGTVGSKVPVLAHELPNVSAGLPVADEEGENVTDQDMHDPAYLSMLKNLGWNDEANEGTNSSLETSKRMDSLSMKVSEPAVTQAAVNVPAGGSRRSKGEIQRELLGLKRKALALRCQGETEDAEELLKKAKALEGQMLEMEAPKENIIEPPLNSAEEERDRGDVTESSMLDPALISEGTYSYKPAVSAPRNKGAIQRELLDLKRKALAFRQKGETKEAEEVLRMAKVLEIQIEEMEAPRDLSLHDDSKEEKSESFGYLINTEKPGNLKDDTDVRRFTEAAMGPIDDVVKLSAKNSEFVPLTTQLAKGSQPFPVELGALCETYFPDDQKIAEGFSQISTPVQSGNLVDLLTGDDWRSYQRPAEKQDDGLKFVSVGSFTASPPVQLGSQTCSNVYLGSQDDKIDKQEDKRDVNVANSVQEAASQSSQSAIRQEILAFKRRALALKREGKLTEAREELRQAKLLEKRLDEDSPQSKTTSSEVSSAVQNTTGEQSQSQSLQSRDIPCSSQKHHGSPSSDPKPLSSRDRFKLQQESLGHKRQAMKLRREGRMEEAEAEFELAKALENQLDLSAAHDSATVDKGESMDDVSVEGLDPQLLAALKEIGIENASNLSQGPERPEPAKVNVGKSNNTIQDRSQLEEQIKAEKVKAVNLKRAGKQGEALDALRKAKLLEKKLNSPSSK; encoded by the exons ATGTTGGAGAAGATCGGGCTGCCGGCGAAGCCGTCACTGAGAGGGAATACTTGGGTGGTTGACTGCTCTCACTGCCAGGGATGTTCTTCTCAGTTCACCTTCATCAATCGCAAG CACCATTGCAGGAGGTGTGGCGGCTTGTTTTGCAACAGTTGCACCCAGCAAAGAATGCTCTTACGCGGGCAAGGTGATTCGCCTGTGCGTATTTGTGACCCTTGTAAAAAGCTAGAAGAAGCAGTACGCTTTGAGAGATATGGACACAAGAGTAGAGCCGGGAGAG GCAGTTCAAAGTTGACATCAAATCATGATGATGAAGTTTTGGACGAGATTCTCGGTAGTGACAGAAAGGAATTAGGACAAGAGTTGAACAGTAATATGGTTTCCAGTATGCAGAGAGCCGCTAGTAGTGCGTCATCTTCAAGTAGTCAACAAAATTCCAGCCACGATGGGGTAGGAGAAATACATAGAAGTCTTTCCGTTGATGAGCCTAATTTACAGAGTGGTGGTGGATCTGCTTCTCCTGATGAATTGCGCCAGCAAGCTttggaagagaaaaagaagtaTAAAGTTCTTAAAGGAGAAGGGAAGTCTGCGGAAGCATTAAGAGCCTTTAAGAGAGGGAAGGAGCTTGAGAGACAGGCTGACACATTGGAAACATCTTTGAGAAAAGAGCGTAGAAAGGTTTTACTTTCTGCCAATGTGGTGGAGAGCCAGATTAAAGATGGGCCTTCTGAATCTGGAAGAAGAAATAAGGTCACTCCTCCAGTTGGTAAAGAAAAGGATGACCTTTCTACTGAGCTTAAAGAACTAGGATGGTCGGATATGGATCTCCTtgatgaaaacaaaaaacaagcaaGTCTGAGTTTGGAGGGCGAACTTTCTTCTCTTCTGGGGGAGGTCTCACAAAAGACCAATAAAAACAAAGGTACTGGTGCCATTGACAAAACCCAGGTTGTTGCACTTAAAAAGAAGGCTCTCATGCTGAAGCGTGAGGGTAAACTTACAGAAGCTAAGGAGGAACTAAAAAGAGCGAAAATTCTAGAGAAGGAACTCGAGGAACAGGAATTCTTGGCTGAGGCTGAAGATTCTGATGATGAGCTATCTGCGTTGATTCGTAGTATGGATGATGACAAACAGGAagaattttcaattcaatacgAGCAGGAGGATAGCTTCAATTTTGATCATCTTATTAGTGCTGCTGATGATCTGGATGGTAATTTTGAAGTGACAGATGAAGATATGGAGGACCCAGAAATAAGTGCTGCCTTACAATCTTTAGGATGGTCTCAAGATTCTAATAATCCGGAAACTTCTCCCCAGATACCTTCCGTTGACAGGGAAGCTCTATTAAGCGAAATTCAATCATTGAAAAGAGAGGCACTTAATCATAAACGGGCAGGTAATGTGCAACAGGCAATGACACAGCTAAAGAAGGCAAAACTACTTGAACGGGACCTTGAAAGCCTTGAGTCTCAAGAGGGCAATGTTGCAAATGATCCTGCGAGAATTCATAAACAAGCTGCTGATAAATCATTGCAGTCACCTATGGTGGGTGATATTCATACAATGGAACCTACGGACTCCAAACCTGCAAGGAAGACTAAACTAATGATTCAGAAAGAGCTTCTGGGCTTGAAAAAGAAAGCCCTTGCTCTGAGAAGGGAAGGAAGACTAAATGAGGCTGAAGAAGAATTGAAGAAAGGAATGGTACTTGAGCAGGAGCTTGAAGAGCTAGAGAATGGTTCTATGCGGAAGGAAATGCCTGGGACTGTTGGCAGTAAAGTCCCAGTTTTGGCACATGAGCTTCCCAATGTTTCTGCAGGTCTGCCAGTTGCAGATGAGGAAGGAGAAAATGTAACAGATCAAGATATGCATGATCCAGCATACCTTTCTATGTTAAAGAATTTGGGTTGGAATGATGAAGCAAATGAAGGGACCAACTCGTCTTTGGAAACTTCTAAGCGAATGGATAGTCTCTCAATGAAGGTCAGTGAACCCGCTGTAACTCAAGCCGCGGTTAATGTCCCGGCTGGAGGATCAAGGAGAAGCAAAGGTGAAATTCAGAGGGAACTCTTAGGTTTGAAAAGGAAAGCTCTTGCTCTGAGGTGCCAAGGAGAGACTGAGGATGCAGAAGAACTTCTAAAAAAGGCAAAAGCACTAGAGGGCCAGATGTTGGAAATGGAAGCACCCAAGGAAAATATCATTGAACCTCCTCTTAATAGTGCTGAGGAGGAACGTGATAGAGGTGATGTAACAGAAAGTAGTATGCTGGACCCAGCACTTATCTCAGAGGGAACTTACTCATACAAACCAGCCGTTTCTGCACCCAGAAATAAAGGTGCAATCCAAAGGGAACTTTTGGATTTGAAGAGAAAGGCTCTTGCCTTTAGACAGAAGGGAGAAACCAAAGAAGCTGAGGAAGTGTTGAGGATGGCAAAGGTGCTAGAGattcaaattgaagagatgGAAGCCCCAAGGGATTTGAGTCTGCATGATGATTCAAAGGAAGAGAAATCTGAGAGTTTCGGATATCTAATTAACACCGAAAAGCCAGGGAATTTGAAGGATGATACAGATGTTAGAAGGTTTACTGAGGCAGCAATGGGTCCAATTGACGATGTTGTTAAGTTGTCAGCAAAGAATTCTGAGTTTGTTCCTCTAACCACACAGCTAGCTAAAGGAAGCCAACCATTTCCAGTGGAATTGGGTGCTTTGTGTGAAACTTATTTTCCGGATGACCAAAAAATAGCGGAAGGCTTTAGTCAGATATCTACACCTGTCCAATCTGGAAACTTAGTTGATTTGTTGACAGGGGATGACTGGAGAAGTTATCAAAGGCCAGCTGAAAAACAAGATGATGGCCTAAAGTTTGTTTCTGTTGGTTCCTTTACCGCCAGTCCTCCTGTGCAGTTGGGATCCCAGACCTGTTCGAATGTATATCTGGGAAGCCAAGATGATAAAATTGATAAACAGGAAGATAAGCGAGATGTTAATGTAGCAAATTCAGTTCAGGAAGCTGCTTCTCAGAGCAGCCAAAGTGCCATTCGGCAAGAAATCCTAGCTTTTAAGAGGAGGGCATTAGCTTTAAAGAGAGAAGGGAAACTGACAGAAGCTCGAGAGGAACTTCGTCAGGCAAAGTTATTGGAGAAGCGTCTTGACGAAGATAGTCCTCAGTCCAAAACTACTTCAAGTGAGGTGTCCAGTGCCGTACAAAATACAACTGGAGAGCAGAGCCAATCCCAATCATTACAGTCACGAGACATCCCTTGTTCTAGCCAAAAGCATCACGGTTCACCATCTTCGGACCCAAAACCTTTGTCCAGTCGTGATCGCTTCAAGTTGCAACAGGAGTCTCTTGGCCACAAACGTCAGGCTATGAAGTTGCGGAGGGAGGGTCGGATGGAAGAAGCAGAAGCCGAGTTTGAATTAGCCAAGGCACTTGAGAATCAGTTGGATCTATCAGCTGCTCATGATTCCGCAACCGTTGACAAAggagaatcaatggatgatgtcTCTGTTGAGGGTCTTGATCCTCAACTACTGGCTGCCTTGAAAGAAATTGGAATCGAAAATGCTAGTAATTTATCGCAAGGCCCCGAAAGACCAGAGCCTGCAAAAGTTAATGTTGGTAAGAGCAATAACACAATCCAAGATAGAAGTCAGCTGGAAGAACAGATCAAGGCAGAGAAGGTAAAGGCGGTAAATTTGAAACGTGCTGGAAAACAAGGGGAGGCCTTGGATGCTCTTCGAAAGGCCAAGCTACTCGAAAAGAAGCTGAATTCTCCGTCTTCAaagtaa
- the LOC103446594 gene encoding uncharacterized protein isoform X2, which translates to MLLRGQGDSPVRICDPCKKLEEAVRFERYGHKSRAGRGSSKLTSNHDDEVLDEILGSDRKELGQELNSNMVSSMQRAASSASSSSSQQNSSHDGVGEIHRSLSVDEPNLQSGGGSASPDELRQQALEEKKKYKVLKGEGKSAEALRAFKRGKELERQADTLETSLRKERRKVLLSANVVESQIKDGPSESGRRNKVTPPVGKEKDDLSTELKELGWSDMDLLDENKKQASLSLEGELSSLLGEVSQKTNKNKGTGAIDKTQVVALKKKALMLKREGKLTEAKEELKRAKILEKELEEQEFLAEAEDSDDELSALIRSMDDDKQEEFSIQYEQEDSFNFDHLISAADDLDGNFEVTDEDMEDPEISAALQSLGWSQDSNNPETSPQIPSVDREALLSEIQSLKREALNHKRAGNVQQAMTQLKKAKLLERDLESLESQEGNVANDPARIHKQAADKSLQSPMVGDIHTMEPTDSKPARKTKLMIQKELLGLKKKALALRREGRLNEAEEELKKGMVLEQELEELENGSMRKEMPGTVGSKVPVLAHELPNVSAGLPVADEEGENVTDQDMHDPAYLSMLKNLGWNDEANEGTNSSLETSKRMDSLSMKVSEPAVTQAAVNVPAGGSRRSKGEIQRELLGLKRKALALRCQGETEDAEELLKKAKALEGQMLEMEAPKENIIEPPLNSAEEERDRGDVTESSMLDPALISEGTYSYKPAVSAPRNKGAIQRELLDLKRKALAFRQKGETKEAEEVLRMAKVLEIQIEEMEAPRDLSLHDDSKEEKSESFGYLINTEKPGNLKDDTDVRRFTEAAMGPIDDVVKLSAKNSEFVPLTTQLAKGSQPFPVELGALCETYFPDDQKIAEGFSQISTPVQSGNLVDLLTGDDWRSYQRPAEKQDDGLKFVSVGSFTASPPVQLGSQTCSNVYLGSQDDKIDKQEDKRDVNVANSVQEAASQSSQSAIRQEILAFKRRALALKREGKLTEAREELRQAKLLEKRLDEDSPQSKTTSSEVSSAVQNTTGEQSQSQSLQSRDIPCSSQKHHGSPSSDPKPLSSRDRFKLQQESLGHKRQAMKLRREGRMEEAEAEFELAKALENQLDLSAAHDSATVDKGESMDDVSVEGLDPQLLAALKEIGIENASNLSQGPERPEPAKVNVGKSNNTIQDRSQLEEQIKAEKVKAVNLKRAGKQGEALDALRKAKLLEKKLNSPSSK; encoded by the exons ATGCTCTTACGCGGGCAAGGTGATTCGCCTGTGCGTATTTGTGACCCTTGTAAAAAGCTAGAAGAAGCAGTACGCTTTGAGAGATATGGACACAAGAGTAGAGCCGGGAGAG GCAGTTCAAAGTTGACATCAAATCATGATGATGAAGTTTTGGACGAGATTCTCGGTAGTGACAGAAAGGAATTAGGACAAGAGTTGAACAGTAATATGGTTTCCAGTATGCAGAGAGCCGCTAGTAGTGCGTCATCTTCAAGTAGTCAACAAAATTCCAGCCACGATGGGGTAGGAGAAATACATAGAAGTCTTTCCGTTGATGAGCCTAATTTACAGAGTGGTGGTGGATCTGCTTCTCCTGATGAATTGCGCCAGCAAGCTttggaagagaaaaagaagtaTAAAGTTCTTAAAGGAGAAGGGAAGTCTGCGGAAGCATTAAGAGCCTTTAAGAGAGGGAAGGAGCTTGAGAGACAGGCTGACACATTGGAAACATCTTTGAGAAAAGAGCGTAGAAAGGTTTTACTTTCTGCCAATGTGGTGGAGAGCCAGATTAAAGATGGGCCTTCTGAATCTGGAAGAAGAAATAAGGTCACTCCTCCAGTTGGTAAAGAAAAGGATGACCTTTCTACTGAGCTTAAAGAACTAGGATGGTCGGATATGGATCTCCTtgatgaaaacaaaaaacaagcaaGTCTGAGTTTGGAGGGCGAACTTTCTTCTCTTCTGGGGGAGGTCTCACAAAAGACCAATAAAAACAAAGGTACTGGTGCCATTGACAAAACCCAGGTTGTTGCACTTAAAAAGAAGGCTCTCATGCTGAAGCGTGAGGGTAAACTTACAGAAGCTAAGGAGGAACTAAAAAGAGCGAAAATTCTAGAGAAGGAACTCGAGGAACAGGAATTCTTGGCTGAGGCTGAAGATTCTGATGATGAGCTATCTGCGTTGATTCGTAGTATGGATGATGACAAACAGGAagaattttcaattcaatacgAGCAGGAGGATAGCTTCAATTTTGATCATCTTATTAGTGCTGCTGATGATCTGGATGGTAATTTTGAAGTGACAGATGAAGATATGGAGGACCCAGAAATAAGTGCTGCCTTACAATCTTTAGGATGGTCTCAAGATTCTAATAATCCGGAAACTTCTCCCCAGATACCTTCCGTTGACAGGGAAGCTCTATTAAGCGAAATTCAATCATTGAAAAGAGAGGCACTTAATCATAAACGGGCAGGTAATGTGCAACAGGCAATGACACAGCTAAAGAAGGCAAAACTACTTGAACGGGACCTTGAAAGCCTTGAGTCTCAAGAGGGCAATGTTGCAAATGATCCTGCGAGAATTCATAAACAAGCTGCTGATAAATCATTGCAGTCACCTATGGTGGGTGATATTCATACAATGGAACCTACGGACTCCAAACCTGCAAGGAAGACTAAACTAATGATTCAGAAAGAGCTTCTGGGCTTGAAAAAGAAAGCCCTTGCTCTGAGAAGGGAAGGAAGACTAAATGAGGCTGAAGAAGAATTGAAGAAAGGAATGGTACTTGAGCAGGAGCTTGAAGAGCTAGAGAATGGTTCTATGCGGAAGGAAATGCCTGGGACTGTTGGCAGTAAAGTCCCAGTTTTGGCACATGAGCTTCCCAATGTTTCTGCAGGTCTGCCAGTTGCAGATGAGGAAGGAGAAAATGTAACAGATCAAGATATGCATGATCCAGCATACCTTTCTATGTTAAAGAATTTGGGTTGGAATGATGAAGCAAATGAAGGGACCAACTCGTCTTTGGAAACTTCTAAGCGAATGGATAGTCTCTCAATGAAGGTCAGTGAACCCGCTGTAACTCAAGCCGCGGTTAATGTCCCGGCTGGAGGATCAAGGAGAAGCAAAGGTGAAATTCAGAGGGAACTCTTAGGTTTGAAAAGGAAAGCTCTTGCTCTGAGGTGCCAAGGAGAGACTGAGGATGCAGAAGAACTTCTAAAAAAGGCAAAAGCACTAGAGGGCCAGATGTTGGAAATGGAAGCACCCAAGGAAAATATCATTGAACCTCCTCTTAATAGTGCTGAGGAGGAACGTGATAGAGGTGATGTAACAGAAAGTAGTATGCTGGACCCAGCACTTATCTCAGAGGGAACTTACTCATACAAACCAGCCGTTTCTGCACCCAGAAATAAAGGTGCAATCCAAAGGGAACTTTTGGATTTGAAGAGAAAGGCTCTTGCCTTTAGACAGAAGGGAGAAACCAAAGAAGCTGAGGAAGTGTTGAGGATGGCAAAGGTGCTAGAGattcaaattgaagagatgGAAGCCCCAAGGGATTTGAGTCTGCATGATGATTCAAAGGAAGAGAAATCTGAGAGTTTCGGATATCTAATTAACACCGAAAAGCCAGGGAATTTGAAGGATGATACAGATGTTAGAAGGTTTACTGAGGCAGCAATGGGTCCAATTGACGATGTTGTTAAGTTGTCAGCAAAGAATTCTGAGTTTGTTCCTCTAACCACACAGCTAGCTAAAGGAAGCCAACCATTTCCAGTGGAATTGGGTGCTTTGTGTGAAACTTATTTTCCGGATGACCAAAAAATAGCGGAAGGCTTTAGTCAGATATCTACACCTGTCCAATCTGGAAACTTAGTTGATTTGTTGACAGGGGATGACTGGAGAAGTTATCAAAGGCCAGCTGAAAAACAAGATGATGGCCTAAAGTTTGTTTCTGTTGGTTCCTTTACCGCCAGTCCTCCTGTGCAGTTGGGATCCCAGACCTGTTCGAATGTATATCTGGGAAGCCAAGATGATAAAATTGATAAACAGGAAGATAAGCGAGATGTTAATGTAGCAAATTCAGTTCAGGAAGCTGCTTCTCAGAGCAGCCAAAGTGCCATTCGGCAAGAAATCCTAGCTTTTAAGAGGAGGGCATTAGCTTTAAAGAGAGAAGGGAAACTGACAGAAGCTCGAGAGGAACTTCGTCAGGCAAAGTTATTGGAGAAGCGTCTTGACGAAGATAGTCCTCAGTCCAAAACTACTTCAAGTGAGGTGTCCAGTGCCGTACAAAATACAACTGGAGAGCAGAGCCAATCCCAATCATTACAGTCACGAGACATCCCTTGTTCTAGCCAAAAGCATCACGGTTCACCATCTTCGGACCCAAAACCTTTGTCCAGTCGTGATCGCTTCAAGTTGCAACAGGAGTCTCTTGGCCACAAACGTCAGGCTATGAAGTTGCGGAGGGAGGGTCGGATGGAAGAAGCAGAAGCCGAGTTTGAATTAGCCAAGGCACTTGAGAATCAGTTGGATCTATCAGCTGCTCATGATTCCGCAACCGTTGACAAAggagaatcaatggatgatgtcTCTGTTGAGGGTCTTGATCCTCAACTACTGGCTGCCTTGAAAGAAATTGGAATCGAAAATGCTAGTAATTTATCGCAAGGCCCCGAAAGACCAGAGCCTGCAAAAGTTAATGTTGGTAAGAGCAATAACACAATCCAAGATAGAAGTCAGCTGGAAGAACAGATCAAGGCAGAGAAGGTAAAGGCGGTAAATTTGAAACGTGCTGGAAAACAAGGGGAGGCCTTGGATGCTCTTCGAAAGGCCAAGCTACTCGAAAAGAAGCTGAATTCTCCGTCTTCAaagtaa
- the LOC103446593 gene encoding uncharacterized protein, producing MSKKKVSGNTMTLKDFHGGSIPSDLPLPSAPGVVVRPTDRSAYDRPTAWGNPMGRADHRSRPHTSPATRHFDDKTPFLTHSVHIGRNFDEDERKPLDGGSMPRRTIGDDSIRVPLTLAEPKQAFVSAGVSSGVPSSMQARAQAPLSPSGAVSSYLERVSETSHVGGNSHIIGGNGGRGVDGACPNAWAMRKEMAGISEPVQSAWSGQSAVQKLAHASALDKVSSGRWQSKPSINYQTNIEVVRSPETESGLHSKGYGSDTYKRTDVMVERDAALARQAERGLQIDDGVQLPDHESSRAPINSELRDRKPTVYNNRVQPAPSDGKFGLAELHLVASSEPVERPKLKLLPRTKPVEGLEATVVVNAQKYQRVTESVHVETVNEAYGSTNAPKPGSAGSDGGKQAVERPKLNLIPRSQHLQHLEVNAKRDRVVLFGGARPRELVLKERGVDDVVITNPDTAQHSDKVKHQVARPDRVPASANPSRHSEKAENYPFDQRTGKTFERRDNRVDGERIDMQKNWRNDSRRSIREPERLQQQSERPPSPETWRKPEQPKPSSPDAVGLQHGKAASALELAQAFSRSVSDPKLADRFSGPRGIPGRAQMPFSRLMGPTPRPQINGY from the exons ATGTCGAAGAAGAAAGTGAGTGGGAATACCATGACGCTCAAGGACTTCCATGGCGGTTCGATTCCCTCTGATCTCCCTCTTCCTTCTGCTCCTGGTGT AGTTGTTAGGCCTACGGATCGTTCGGCTTATGACCGTCCCACCGCTTGGGGAAACCCTATGGGGCGGGCGGACCATCGCTCTCGGCCCCACACGTCTCCTGCCACGAGGCATTTCGATGACAAGACTCCATTTCTCACTCACTCCGTGCACATTGGCCGGAACTTTGATGAGGACGAGCGCAAGCCACTCGATGGTGGGTCGATGCCGCGCCGGACCATCGGCGATGATAGCATTCGGGTTCCCCTGACCCTTGCCGAACCCAAGCAGGCGTTTGTATCTGCAGGTGTGTCATCCGGTGTGCCATCTAGCATGCAGGCGCGGGCTCAAGCACCACTCTCCCCGAGTGGGGCAGTGAGTTCTTACTTGGAGAGGGTTAGCGAGACATCCCATGTTGGAGGGAATTCTCATATCATAGGTGGCAATGGCGGGCGTGGTGTTGATGGGGCTTGTCCGAATGCATGGGCAATGAGGAAGGAGATGGCGGGTATATCTGAGCCAGTGCAATCTGCTTGGTCTGGACAAAGTGCTGTTCAAAAGCTGGCCCATGCCAGTGCACTCGATAAGGTGTCTTCAGGTAGATGGCAATCAAAGCCTTCAATCAATTATCAGACAAATATCGAGGTCGTTAGATCTCCCGAAACTGAGAGTGGCTTGCATTCCAAGGGTTATGGTAGTGATACATACAAGAGGACAGATGTAATGGTTGAAAGGGATGCAGCCTTGGCAAGGCAGGCTGAAAGGGGTCTTCAAATTGATGATGGTGTTCAGCTACCTGATCACGAGAGTTCTAGGGCTCCTATTAATTCAGAGCTTAGAGATAGGAAGCCAACTGTTTATAACAACAGGGTTCAACCTGCTCCATCTGATGGCAAATTTGGTCTGGCTGAATTGCATCTCGTAGCGTCTTCAGAGCCTGTAGAGCGACCCAAGTTGAAGTTACTTCCAAGAACAAAGCCAGTGGAGGGTTTGGAAGCTACAGTTGTTGTTAATGCACAG AAGTACCAGAGGGTGACTGAGTCCGTCCATGTCGAAACTGTCAATGAAGCGTATGGAAGTACTAATGCTCCAAAACCTGGTTCAGCAGGCTCTGATGGTGGGAAACAGGCGGTGGAGCGTCCAAAATTGAATTTAATTCCCCGATCTCAGCATCTCCAACACTTGGAAGTAAATGCCAAAAGAGACAG GGTTGTATTATTTGGTGGTGCTCGCCCACGAGAACTG GTTCTGAAGGAGCGAGGGGTTGACGATGTTGTGATCACCAATCCTGACACAGCTCAGCATTCTGACAA GGTTAAACATCAAGTTGCCAGGCCTGATAGAGTTCCTGCGTCCGCAAATCCTTCTCGCCATAGTGAGAAAGCTGAGAATTATCCTTTTGATCAGAGGACTGGAAAGACATTCGAAAGGAGGGATAATCGGGTAGATGGTGAGAGAATTGACATGCAGAAGAACTGGCGTAATGACAGTAGGAGGAGCATCAGAGAGCCTGAGAGACTGCAGCAACAGTCAGAGAGGCCACCATCACCAGAGACCTGGCGGAAGCCTGAACAACCTAAACCATCTTCCCCTGACGCTGTTGGCCTGCAGCACGGGAAAGCGGCTTCAGCTCTTGAGCTTGCGCAAGCATTTTCCAGATCAGTATCCGATCCAAAATTAGCTGATCGGTTTTCTGGCCCAAGGGGCATTCCTGGCCGGGCCCAAATGCCCTTTTCACGGCTGATGGGCCCGACCCCAAGGCCTCAGATAAATGGTTACTAA